One Candidatus Margulisiibacteriota bacterium DNA segment encodes these proteins:
- a CDS encoding ferredoxin: MYKIDEDACIACGSCAGSCSQDAIVENGNAYKITDACIDCGACSDTCPVSAISAE; encoded by the coding sequence GTGTATAAAATTGATGAAGATGCTTGTATTGCTTGTGGTTCATGTGCAGGTTCATGTTCTCAGGATGCTATAGTGGAGAATGGAAATGCATACAAAATAACCGATGCTTGTATTGATTGTGGTGCTTGTTCAGATACATGCCCGGTAAGTGCTATTTCAGCTGAATAA
- a CDS encoding ribosome recycling factor, producing the protein MFERLEDRMQKTLETLIKNFSSVRTGRANPDLLKRIMVDYYGSQVPIQQLANLSAPEPKIVAVQVFDRGAISSVEKAIQKSDLGLTPNTEGNIIRLIIPDLTEERRRELDKVVKRIAEEGRVAVRNLRRDALDELKKPEKDKNISEDEKKRAQDQIQKVTDKYIKKIEDMLIAKEKDLKEI; encoded by the coding sequence ATGTTTGAACGGTTAGAAGATAGAATGCAGAAAACCCTTGAAACTCTAATTAAGAACTTTTCATCTGTTAGGACAGGAAGAGCGAATCCCGATCTGCTGAAGAGGATAATGGTTGATTATTACGGTTCACAAGTGCCAATACAGCAATTGGCAAATTTATCTGCTCCCGAACCTAAAATCGTGGCGGTGCAGGTTTTTGATCGAGGAGCAATCAGTAGTGTTGAAAAGGCTATACAAAAATCAGATTTAGGCTTGACGCCAAATACAGAAGGTAATATTATTCGGTTGATTATTCCCGACCTTACCGAGGAAAGAAGACGAGAACTCGATAAAGTTGTTAAAAGAATCGCAGAAGAGGGAAGAGTCGCGGTTAGAAATCTCAGAAGAGATGCGCTTGATGAATTGAAGAAACCGGAAAAAGATAAAAATATTTCCGAAGATGAGAAAAAACGGGCACAAGACCAAATTCAAAAAGTAACTGATAAGTATATCAAAAAAATTGAGGATATGCTTATTGCCAAAGAAAAAGACTTAAAAGAGATTTAA
- a CDS encoding UMP kinase, with translation MRSGKYNRILLKLSGEALLGERQYGIDPKFVRYIANEIKKAHALKVQIGVVIGGGNIFRGISASVNGMDRVTADYSGMLATVMNALALQDALEKESVMTRVQTSIEMRNVAEVFIRRRAIRHLEKGRVVIFAGGTGNPYFTTDTTAALRAAEIDAEAIFKATKVDGVYDKDPVKHKDAVKFEELTYMDVLNKELKVMDTTAIALSMDNNIPIVVFNLSHPGNICKAILGENVGTRIVCNNKKEV, from the coding sequence ATGAGAAGCGGCAAATATAATAGAATATTGCTTAAATTGAGCGGTGAAGCGCTTTTAGGTGAAAGACAATATGGTATTGACCCAAAATTTGTAAGATATATAGCCAATGAAATTAAAAAAGCCCACGCATTAAAGGTCCAGATTGGCGTGGTTATTGGTGGGGGCAATATATTTCGGGGAATTTCGGCTAGTGTGAACGGCATGGACCGGGTCACGGCAGATTATTCAGGAATGCTGGCTACGGTTATGAATGCTTTGGCTCTTCAGGATGCGCTTGAGAAAGAGTCGGTTATGACAAGAGTACAGACGAGTATTGAGATGAGAAATGTTGCAGAAGTTTTTATTAGAAGAAGGGCGATTCGTCATCTGGAAAAAGGGAGAGTTGTTATTTTTGCCGGAGGCACAGGGAATCCCTATTTTACAACGGACACTACGGCGGCACTCAGAGCTGCGGAGATAGATGCTGAGGCAATTTTTAAGGCCACAAAAGTGGATGGGGTGTATGATAAAGATCCGGTTAAGCATAAAGATGCGGTTAAGTTTGAAGAACTGACCTATATGGATGTATTAAATAAGGAACTTAAGGTTATGGATACAACCGCAATAGCCTTAAGTATGGATAATAATATCCCGATAGTTGTTTTTAACTTGAGTCATCCGGGAAATATTTGCAAAGCAATTCTAGGTGAAAATGTTGGTACCAGAATTGTTTGCAATAATAAGAAGGAGGTTTGA
- a CDS encoding rod shape-determining protein (functions in MreBCD complex in some organisms) translates to MSLHKYLTDRWTKHLGIDLGTANTLVFQKGVGIVLREPSVVAIEKNTKRVLAIGKEAKGMLGRTPGNIIAVRPMRDGVIADFEVTEMMLRHFIQKVSSKSLFGKPKIVIGVPSGITGVEKRAVLDAAMQAGAKEAFLVEEPMAAAIGARLPVSEPTGSMIVDIGGGTTEVAVIALGGIVVSRSIRIAGDEMDENIVAHCRKNYNLLIGERTAETIKIAIGSAYPLKDEKTIEIRGRDLITGLPKNFTLSSSEIRDSLYESINTIVDAVRITLEQTPPELAADIMDRGIILAGGGALLPGLDKYLSQETDMKVFIADDPLSCVAYGTGAVLEEIDVLKKVLINN, encoded by the coding sequence ATGAGTTTACATAAATATTTAACGGACAGATGGACGAAGCATTTAGGTATCGACCTGGGAACCGCTAATACACTGGTGTTCCAAAAAGGTGTCGGGATAGTTTTGAGAGAGCCTTCGGTTGTGGCTATAGAAAAGAATACGAAACGTGTATTGGCAATCGGGAAAGAAGCGAAGGGAATGTTGGGAAGAACTCCCGGCAATATTATTGCTGTTCGTCCGATGAGAGACGGCGTTATCGCTGATTTCGAAGTAACAGAAATGATGCTAAGACATTTTATTCAGAAAGTAAGTTCTAAATCTCTTTTTGGAAAGCCAAAAATTGTGATCGGGGTTCCCTCTGGCATTACTGGAGTAGAGAAACGTGCAGTTCTGGATGCGGCTATGCAGGCTGGCGCAAAAGAAGCCTTTCTGGTGGAAGAACCGATGGCTGCTGCTATTGGGGCTCGATTACCGGTCTCTGAACCTACCGGTAGCATGATAGTTGACATTGGTGGAGGTACAACCGAAGTTGCAGTTATCGCTTTGGGCGGTATTGTTGTTTCCCGGTCGATTCGGATAGCTGGTGATGAAATGGATGAAAATATCGTTGCGCATTGCCGAAAAAATTATAATCTTCTTATTGGCGAGAGAACTGCTGAGACAATAAAAATAGCAATAGGTTCAGCGTATCCGTTAAAAGACGAAAAAACCATTGAGATTAGAGGTCGTGATCTTATTACCGGACTTCCAAAGAACTTTACTCTGTCCAGTTCGGAAATAAGGGATTCACTTTACGAGTCAATTAACACCATTGTAGATGCGGTCAGAATAACCTTAGAACAGACACCACCGGAGCTAGCTGCAGATATTATGGATAGAGGCATTATCTTGGCTGGGGGTGGTGCATTACTTCCCGGGCTTGATAAATACCTTTCACAAGAGACGGATATGAAAGTCTTTATTGCCGACGATCCGTTATCCTGTGTTGCTTATGGGACCGGAGCGGTCCTGGAAGAAATAGACGTGTTAAAAAAAGTTCTCATAAACAATTAA
- the maf gene encoding septum formation protein Maf yields MMLSILENKNIVLASASPRRKELLLKAGLTFTIIVADIDESISIEKPIENEICRLSVAKAAVVSNRHKGIIIAADTVVICDGSVLTKPKSLEDAKKKLMLLSGKVHDVLTAYTVRDTVSNKDITRCVKTEVTFFDMPEEFIDWYLSSGDYLDKAGAYAIQEKGMLLVKKIEGSYTNVVGLPVEYVFRDVIQLGIGE; encoded by the coding sequence ATGATGCTTTCTATATTAGAGAATAAAAACATTGTATTAGCTTCAGCGTCTCCTAGAAGAAAAGAACTACTGTTAAAAGCCGGCTTAACATTTACAATTATTGTTGCCGATATTGATGAGTCGATCAGCATAGAAAAACCTATAGAAAACGAAATATGCAGGTTGTCTGTTGCGAAAGCAGCGGTTGTGAGTAATCGGCATAAAGGTATAATTATTGCTGCAGATACAGTGGTCATCTGTGATGGGAGCGTTTTAACAAAGCCTAAATCATTAGAAGATGCCAAAAAAAAATTAATGTTATTAAGCGGTAAGGTTCATGATGTCCTAACGGCATATACTGTAAGGGATACGGTAAGTAATAAAGATATAACAAGGTGTGTTAAGACCGAAGTAACTTTTTTTGATATGCCGGAAGAGTTTATTGATTGGTATCTGTCCTCGGGGGATTACCTTGATAAGGCTGGAGCTTATGCAATACAAGAAAAAGGAATGCTCTTAGTTAAAAAAATAGAAGGTTCATATACTAATGTTGTTGGTTTGCCTGTTGAATATGTTTTTAGAGATGTAATTCAGTTAGGTATCGGGGAATAG
- a CDS encoding valine--tRNA ligase, with amino-acid sequence MEKTYNPQEYESTIYKLWEDNNCFAPRGTGDPFCIVIPPPNVTGALHVGHALNNTLQDVLIRYKRMKGFNALWIPGTDHAGIATQNVVEKQLLKEHTTRHDLGREKFVEKVWSWKAEYGNRITTQLRKLGCSVDWHHERFTMDDGCSKAVRKVFVSLYKEGLIYQGNYIINWCPRCHTALSDVEVEHEDLTGSFWHIKYPFADGNGYIEIATTRPETMFGDTAIAVNPKDERYRSILGKMVIIPFSGREVPIIADDHVDPEFGTGAVKVTPAHDPNDYEIGKRHNLEFIKVMDESAIMNENVPKQYQGLDRFVCRKQLVQDLEENGYLISVKEHFYSVGHCYRCHTIVEPYLSKQWFVAMKNLAAPAIDAVRSGKVALLPARWDKLYFDWMENIRDWCISRQIWWGHRIPVWYCEDCNKVICETEDPKECDCGSHNIHQDPDVLDTWFSSALWPFSTLGWPDQTSDLATFYPTSVLVTGYDIITFWVSRMIVMGLKFMNNIPFSKVIVHGLVRDAHGKKMSKSTGNAIDPLVVMDEYGTDALRFALAHLTTSGGQDIKLSTDKIASSRNFANKIWNVSRYVVMSLEEVPAGLDPATFDLADKWILSRYNRTVEKATELLENFEYGMACSTLYQFIWNDFCDWYIEFSKRRKNESMHIVLEVLKGSLSLLHPFMPFITEVIWKIINEKTGGTDKPLIIHQWPEANRQLINDEVENSAEIVFSVIHSIRNLRADSGIAPGIKLATFFSVEDENKQKLLEAQQLYISELAQLNYTDKSGEKQKLLYTSASGIDIYIKAQGVVNIENEKDRLQKKNKSIKQEIARLEGKLNNQSFVDKAPAEVVLVEQEKLATYKEQYMRLEKQLTILS; translated from the coding sequence ATGGAAAAAACTTATAATCCGCAAGAATACGAATCAACAATCTATAAATTATGGGAAGACAATAACTGCTTTGCTCCCAGGGGGACCGGTGATCCTTTTTGCATTGTTATTCCACCGCCTAATGTTACCGGGGCACTTCACGTCGGGCACGCACTTAACAACACACTCCAGGATGTCCTCATTCGATATAAGCGGATGAAGGGCTTTAACGCCCTTTGGATTCCTGGTACTGACCATGCGGGGATTGCAACTCAGAATGTGGTAGAAAAACAATTATTAAAAGAACATACTACCCGACATGATCTCGGTCGTGAAAAGTTTGTTGAAAAAGTCTGGTCCTGGAAAGCAGAATATGGAAATAGAATTACTACCCAGCTTCGTAAACTTGGCTGTTCAGTTGACTGGCACCATGAGCGTTTTACTATGGATGACGGCTGTTCAAAGGCCGTTCGCAAAGTATTTGTTTCATTATATAAAGAAGGCCTGATTTACCAGGGCAATTATATTATCAACTGGTGTCCGCGATGCCATACTGCACTTTCTGATGTAGAAGTTGAGCATGAAGATTTGACCGGTAGCTTCTGGCATATTAAGTATCCGTTTGCTGATGGGAACGGCTATATAGAAATCGCAACGACAAGGCCGGAGACGATGTTTGGCGATACTGCCATTGCTGTTAATCCGAAAGATGAAAGATATCGCAGTATCTTAGGAAAAATGGTTATTATTCCTTTTAGCGGAAGGGAGGTCCCGATAATTGCAGATGACCATGTTGATCCCGAATTTGGTACAGGTGCCGTTAAGGTAACTCCTGCCCATGACCCGAACGATTACGAGATAGGAAAGCGCCATAATCTGGAATTCATCAAAGTTATGGATGAATCAGCGATTATGAATGAGAATGTGCCCAAACAGTACCAAGGCCTTGACCGTTTTGTTTGTCGAAAACAGCTTGTCCAGGATCTGGAAGAAAATGGATATCTTATCTCAGTAAAAGAGCATTTTTATTCTGTTGGACATTGTTATCGATGTCATACTATCGTTGAGCCGTATCTTTCAAAACAATGGTTCGTAGCTATGAAGAATTTAGCCGCTCCTGCAATCGACGCGGTCCGGTCCGGTAAGGTTGCGCTGCTTCCTGCAAGATGGGATAAATTATATTTCGATTGGATGGAAAATATCCGGGATTGGTGTATAAGCCGGCAGATATGGTGGGGACATCGTATTCCGGTATGGTATTGTGAAGATTGTAATAAAGTTATTTGTGAAACGGAAGACCCGAAGGAATGCGACTGTGGAAGCCATAATATCCACCAGGACCCCGATGTGCTGGATACCTGGTTCTCATCAGCCCTTTGGCCGTTTTCCACACTGGGATGGCCTGATCAGACCAGTGATTTAGCAACGTTTTATCCTACCAGCGTATTGGTAACCGGCTACGATATTATTACGTTCTGGGTAAGCAGAATGATAGTTATGGGCCTTAAGTTCATGAACAATATTCCTTTCAGTAAAGTTATAGTACATGGATTAGTAAGAGATGCTCATGGGAAAAAAATGTCCAAATCAACGGGGAACGCAATTGATCCGCTGGTTGTTATGGATGAGTATGGAACTGATGCCTTACGATTTGCGCTGGCACATCTTACTACTTCCGGAGGCCAGGACATCAAGCTATCAACTGATAAAATCGCGTCGAGTAGGAACTTTGCCAACAAAATATGGAATGTCAGCCGTTACGTTGTTATGTCGCTTGAAGAAGTCCCGGCTGGGCTCGATCCGGCTACCTTTGATTTGGCTGATAAGTGGATTTTGAGCAGATATAACAGAACTGTTGAGAAGGCAACCGAGCTATTGGAAAATTTTGAATATGGAATGGCCTGTTCGACACTGTATCAATTTATCTGGAATGATTTTTGTGACTGGTATATCGAATTTAGTAAGCGACGAAAAAATGAATCGATGCATATTGTCCTGGAAGTATTGAAAGGTTCACTTTCTCTTCTTCATCCTTTCATGCCATTTATTACCGAAGTTATATGGAAAATAATTAACGAAAAAACAGGTGGCACCGATAAGCCGTTAATTATTCATCAATGGCCTGAAGCTAATCGGCAACTAATTAACGATGAGGTTGAGAATAGTGCGGAAATCGTATTTTCAGTTATCCATAGTATTAGAAATCTGAGAGCTGATTCCGGCATCGCTCCAGGAATTAAACTGGCCACTTTTTTTTCTGTAGAAGACGAAAATAAGCAGAAACTATTAGAGGCACAGCAGCTTTATATCTCTGAACTGGCTCAATTGAACTATACAGATAAGTCAGGAGAAAAACAAAAATTACTGTATACATCCGCGAGTGGGATCGATATCTATATTAAAGCTCAGGGAGTCGTTAATATAGAGAATGAAAAAGACCGATTGCAGAAAAAAAATAAATCAATTAAGCAGGAGATCGCCCGTTTGGAAGGGAAACTTAATAATCAGAGTTTTGTTGATAAAGCCCCTGCAGAGGTTGTTCTGGTAGAGCAGGAGAAATTAGCAACTTACAAAGAACAATATATGAGACTGGAAAAACAGCTTACGATATTAAGTTAG